The following is a genomic window from Phaseolus vulgaris cultivar G19833 chromosome 6, P. vulgaris v2.0, whole genome shotgun sequence.
TCCAAGCGAGAGTTTTTCCTTGTGAAAGAACTTCATTATTGTAAAGCCTATAAAGATTTTGTGTACATAGTCTAGCATGCACTTGTTGCTTAATCTCATGGAAGGTAAACTAATAACAAAGACTGACTTTGTGTGTAAGACAAAAATGAGTTAAACTTACAAGATGAAAGCCTTAACACCTCAACAATTATatagtaattattatttaattagaaattgagagtaattttttttctttgaataataagatttttttataagaaacatTAATCATAACATAACATCGTACATACATATGTATGTCAACATCTTTTATCTTAATAATTATTCACAGTATATTACAAAGCATATAGATTTTGTACAATAATAAAAGTTCTATGTAAGAATAGATgaccatttatatattaatatcttCCAATGATATTAAAACTAAGCTCTCCATGGATTGACATCCTAATATTTACCTACTTGGTAAATACTTCTCTAGATCCCACCATGCTCCCTACCTTTCATCCCGTAGTGTACCAAACTGTGACTTCCGAAACACAAACACTTATATGCATGGTCTTAACTCATTGCAATGAGACCTAAAACTCTTTCTCAACTAACATACTCTTTAACATTTTCAATGATCACATAACGTGATAATATCTTAACCAATATTCTATACACATTCAAACATATACAAAAACGTATAAAACTAATAATAGAGAATATAAGTAACCTTCTTTGATCTAAAttcaataaaaacacatttacttttactttttattattattactttatatgtttttcttttaattataaaagGAGGGTGTTTAAAATAATacgaaataaaataaaataagaacaaGAACTTTAAGTAGATAATTAGATATGAGTCGGTAAATCACAGacaaattaaataagaaaaataaattaataaagatgatCAATGCATAATTAGATATAAACTaaatgatataattaaaatttaaaaaaaaaactaatatataactaaaaataatttaaatgacataaatataaatttaataaagaagACCATTGTATaactgaaaataaattaaatataaatttaataaagatgacattatagaaaaattaaatataaagttaaaaaaagacTGATgggaaattgaaaagaaattaaattatataaatataaatttaataaaaataagaatgtgtaattaaagataaaaagattaaataacataaatataattttataacagGACTAAtgcataattataaataaattaaatgacagaaatataaatttataaagaaaataatgtataattaaaaataaattaaataatagaaatattaaaaaataaggaAAGTAAAACAATAATgcttcaaaataaataaaaaatgttaatagaACACAatcatattaatattagtataaaaCACGTTATCTTATTGATTGGAGAAGCTTTTAAAAGGTTAATATTTCTTGAATCTCACTCCAactgttttttttctcttctatcCTACCTCTTCATCTTTTTTCTCATCTTCTCTTTCACTTCATATTGATAAGCCAAATTTCTCCAACTCATGATTATATGCATTAAATGTAATCAaatctcttcttttctttttctttttcttatcttatctcttattatttattatctcTTGATATAATTAGAAAgttactttaaataattttttaaattattaattaatactttaattaattttttttcttattattattttttattttagttaatcaTGCTTATTAAAAACTATTTGATTTGTTTCTAATAAACTTTATTAAGatagtatataaaatattttaaaatatgaagtaTTATATGTCTACATTATATTATATACGCAAATATATAATCCATTATGTCATATCATGATTGATTATCTgattggataatttttttttgtcattttcaatTATACAAtcatcaattaaaatataatttttttactgttatattataataaaaaaataagagcaaatatataattttttttctttcacatcCTTTAGCTTGTGTTTGGATCTGGGGGTGGCCTGGTAGCACGAACGGATTATAGGGTGGTCACCTCTTTTGGTTCTGTGAGAGGGAGAGGGTGAGGGTGAGTGGAAAGGAGTGTTTTTTGGGTAATCTGAAATATGAGGAGAAATGAGAGTGGGAAGCATGAAAAGCCATGTAGGATTGGTTGAATGACCATGGTGCCCTTATTCACGTTACAGAAACCTCTTTTACTTTGTATTGAAAGCAGCTGCTGCAAGCACCGCACCACAGTGGTCAGTGAGTACGCATGAGATCCCTGATTTTGATTCAAGAATCTCTTTGACCAATTTGAATGGAAATGAATGCAGGAGTGTGTTGGTGAAAGAGTAGGTGCATCATAATTGTGATGCACCATTATATAAGGGTCTTCGAAGCTAATGAAGCAAATACCACATCTGTCTAGCCTTCACACAAAGAGTTGCATTGATATAAGGTGCTTGGAGAGGGTCTTCGGTGAGCATAGAGGTAGGAGAGTGAGTTTGGTAGTTCATGTTTGCCTTGGGGTtacattattttcattttagtttgaagcataatcgattatcattGAAAAATAACGCactacataatcgattatgtatttaaaaacagttgataatcgattataaTCGTGACATAACCGGTTATATGAGAATTTTTGacaagcataatcgattatgggacCTTTGTTATTTTgaccataatcaattatatgttaccataatcgattatgttaaaTTTTGAACTACAAGAATAGTCGATTATGATtgtggataatcgattatgactgtggataattgattatgtggCTTTTTTAAGGGAAgtgataatcaattatgttcatggttttccagattttttattttttgatttttttttttgaatatttttttaggcACACTTTGAtctaaatatctatttttttaaaatatattcaatttgttatttataataatgaaaatcattattaaaattaattttatatatatttatatatataacataatttaaagaatcataaataatattaaaattatgtaaataaattaacttaagtaaaaaataaatttaaattaataaaatgttaaataataaaattatacttaaatttaaaattataattcattaattctttcaattttacatttttttatttataaatgaaacttaaaattattttaattaactaaaatatgtaaaaaaaaattaatcattatttattcttcttttatatacaaggataaatttgtaatcttacaaattttactattcaaaataatttataatattcttacaatcatcacatcactcaccaatttcaataaactttcctcacacatccattctaacataccccaatccaaacaatctcaattttcttcacactttctttaCAATTTCACTCCCCAAATCCTCAACTTTCGAGTCCCCCACACCCTCTAATTCAAACAAAGCCTTATGGTAACCCAAACACCATTTCTCACAAATTTATCTTTCCTTTTCTTCACAAATCAGCATATGCAAAGATGAAGTTAAGGCTATGTTTGCTTCTCTAAGTTTACTATTTGCGTTAATTAAAAGGTGTGTACTTTGATGTTTGTTTATACTAATTGTTGATGAAATGTGAAATAAGAAAAGAAGTAAAGATTGGGATTTTGGCCTACAATAGCATAAAGAAGAAGACagatgaataataataaatatattactaCTTTACCCGTTATTTCAATTGTActtacaatgaaaaaaaaatgaaattaattaaaaaataagaattaagaGAGAGAGCATATAAATGATTATGCTTATATGCATAATCAATCATGTCTTATGACATAATTAATTATGCTAGAGACATAATTAGTTATCCACCACTTTGTTTCTTTTCAACCAATTTATGAGAGATCTCAGTTAACTTGAAAAGAAAtaaatgctttttttttctttgcattTTTCTTATTCGTTACTTGTTAAAGTTATAAGtttgactattttttttaatgaaataattcttatttttttttaatttaaatgtttaattattgaatatatttttaatagttgtagaaaataaaatacttttaaacatTAAATTCTCAACCAATCTAATTACATGAAAGAAgtgagaaaaataattaatataatattatgttattgtataatttaaaaattatataaaattaaaaaaatatgaaataaaattttatccaaccttataaatacttatataatttatccaactatttataaatttagtcactatataTTATTGGGgtaaaataatatgaataatttaaccaaaaagaaatatatttcatatgtgatatttttataatttttaattaattatttatatttattaaaatttaaatgttattttttttttcaatatataattcataaaaaaatcttttgtatttaaaaaaactgATGTAGAATTTAAAGAAGAAGAATGCTTTTATACAAAGCCCTTTATGTGAAATAAATGAGGCTAATAAGTCAAAATACATTTCCAGAATACATTTCCATATTTGGATTTTCGATccaaatatatttatgaatttcaGAAATCTTTTTCTAGAATGGATTTCCAGATTTAGTGTTTCGGATTTTCTTATCCAAAATGTACTTCTTACATTGCAGATTTACTTTTCTggaatgagattttgattttcgAAGTATATTTGTGAATTCTGGATTTTCAAATCCAGAATAGTTAGAAATTTTGGAAAATTTGAAAGGTGATAGGGTGCAGGTTCAAATTggtatggtgcaggaagaatttgccttaACATGTTTTGAAAGGAAAAATCTCACTTTCCAATGCACTCTGATCATCAATCCTCCTCTCACATTAGATTGGTGTTTCATCAAGGTGAAATGATGAACCAAACACACCATAAACCATTAAGAAAGGAAGTTGTGTATAATTATAACTGCATTTGGATCCTTCCTACCTAACACAAACAAACAGCTGCATGAAAATGAGATTTACAtccaaaatttgaagaaaaggGGTAGGAGGGGGGATTTTTGTTCTTACAGAAGCAACTAGGCAAGCACAACAGCAAATCATGTTAGTCATGTTAGTGTGTCTTTCTAGATGTTACTGTGCAAAATGAACCTGTCTTTCTAGACTGTACAAAACCAGTACCTCAGAGAAACCCTGCAAATATCATATCTGTCAACAACACTTAATCCACCGAGGAACTGGTTTCAGCAGTTTCATCCTCACTAAAGCTAGATGGCATCTCTGCAGCAGACCTACATGAACATGTATGGTTTTAGGAAGAGTTCTACATTCAATAAGTCAATAACAAGTAGGATTAAACTTTTCAAGGATTAAGTTATTATAAACTTTAAGATTAATGTGTTAAACTCATATCCAGTTCAGTGAAAAGGGAAGGAATGGGGCTAAGTGTATGGCTAATTTTACCAttaattaacaaattaaaatttcaatagtTCTTCAATAACCATTTCTTTCCACTTCTTAAATTCTTCTTTAGTGATTTTCAAATCTGTGGTGATAAGAATTGATTTTGGGAGAAGTgaaaatttttaacttttatgcaGGGTAGAATTGATCTTGGGGTGTAGGACTCAAATTACATCTTATTTACACTTTTAGAAGCTGTTTGTTCctaaaagataatttaaaaaataaacgaTTACTTCTCAGAAAAATGTTGAACCAAACATGAGCAAAAGTTATTCTTCTCACCACCGACCAAAAACTCTAATATTTAAATTGTGAATATAAATACTTCTAAGTAATCTACTTACAAAATTTCAGGAACATAAGCTCACAGAATTTCAGGAGGACCAGGAGAAGCAAGTAATCaggaaaaaagagaaaataaaaaagatataaaCGGCCACCTTTGATTTTTTCTTGGTTCCAGGTCAGAAATAGGTGTTTGTTTAACATCATATTGTTCAAATGGGTCAACTTTAGCTCGCTTTGCAACCTATGATGTTAATGTAGAAAAGGATAAGGACACATAGTAAAGAAAAATATCCTATGCACAATGAAAGAATAAGGGGAGTGAGTTGACTAGAAAATCATGTTACAAAAAACCACAGATGCAGGAAGTTTATGCAATGCAACTAAAACTCACCATCTTTTCATTTGAAAGCACCCTAATTCCATCTGGATCATGATAATGTCTTTTTAACTTTCTATCGCCATTAAACTTCTCTTCCTGCAACAAAAGCAACCAAACAAGAATGTTAAGTCATTTGAAAGCAAAACAAATTGATGACTGCatgcaaaacacacaaagaaatGCAAGTGTACTCACGGACCTTGGCCATCCTTTTGGTAAGCCCTTTTTCTTCAGCATTCAAGTAAATTTGAGACTTATGTATTGAATTTGAAGGCTTAGATTTTACATATTCATTCTTTTGTACATTCTTCAGATTGATGTTATCGTAGAGATGTAACAGTGAATCTATCTGCTTAACTGCAAGGGTATTCTCTTCATAGTGGTCACTAGGGTTGGAAGCAGAGTCTGACCTCATCCCCTCAAAACCATGCTTAGTACCCATTCTATGTTTTTTAGCACCATTATAAGCAGATGCTTCCCCAGTAGAGTCTACATAGAAATCCAGGGAAGAGTTCTTGTGAGAAAAATGATTGGTAAAACTGTGAAAAGTTGGTCTTTGATTTATATGCTTGTGGGGTTTCTTATCCTGGAAATCAGGACCATGCAAAGAACCAAAGTCACCTCCTTCCATATGTGAATCTTGGAACCTTAATTTGGTAAAATACGAATCATATCTCTGCCAACACACAAGGAAAAGAAAGTGAGAGACCAGGCATTAACAATTAAGCACTGACTTTAAAGAAAACACCACTCACCCTAGGCTTGTAAGATTTAACATTAAAAGTCAAGTAAATGCTCAATTTATGAAGCATGTATCTTATAATTTAAACAGATCATGCTCTACTAGAATAATCAAAACAGAAGATGAATGCATTCAAAAGTTCAGCTTACAGAGCTACTGGATAGCTTTTTCGCAGCAGAGACTTCTGGTGAATTTGGAAGAGCAGAATTTGCAGCATAGTATCCTTCTGTCAAGGATTCACCAGATTAGAAGGGTAAGATTCTCAATCTATTCTTCAAATGACCATAT
Proteins encoded in this region:
- the LOC137831112 gene encoding homeobox-DDT domain protein RLT1-like isoform X1, whose product is MEEATEMQSEENKLSMEKNKKRRLKTPAQLTALEIFYNDHKYPTEEMKSELAEELELTEKQISGWFCHRRLKDKKLLNDEVGANGRQDRSSGVIQDRGSGLVQDSCGSTKHGDYRYLDPKEVESHGLYNHEFSAADMTYHRNHHYTENDSATDNTSSESCSSLQDPLLPQGQDPYDMEPSSHLMPNRSLPPLNPKGANNMGYKPSGYLKVKGEIEHVAITAVKKQLGNHFQEDGPLLSVEFDTIPPGAFEGQLTDLANEGYYAANSALPNSPEVSAAKKLSSSSRYDSYFTKLRFQDSHMEGGDFGSLHGPDFQDKKPHKHINQRPTFHSFTNHFSHKNSSLDFYVDSTGEASAYNGAKKHRMGTKHGFEGMRSDSASNPSDHYEENTLAVKQIDSLLHLYDNINLKNVQKNEYVKSKPSNSIHKSQIYLNAEEKGLTKRMAKEEKFNGDRKLKRHYHDPDGIRVLSNEKMVAKRAKVDPFEQYDVKQTPISDLEPRKNQRSAAEMPSSFSEDETAETSSSVD